One genomic region from Sphingobacterium sp. UGAL515B_05 encodes:
- a CDS encoding DUF4822 domain-containing protein produces the protein MRDLKKIALAVCIALSTLVAMSCSKDEETVVEPQLIPSEILASTPWETTNAKNNKGESVVLTDANVSNFVGFAYFKSDGTFTMFNLDNSPKMHGDWTVSADGKTRTIVAKNAAGETLFTRVVDITVLTKKEFTYRVYPNANDKTIYFDIIHTPTTHQEPK, from the coding sequence ATGAGAGATTTAAAAAAGATTGCATTAGCGGTATGTATCGCCTTAAGCACATTAGTAGCGATGAGCTGCAGTAAAGATGAAGAAACTGTTGTTGAACCACAGCTTATACCAAGTGAAATATTGGCCAGTACACCCTGGGAAACAACAAACGCAAAAAATAATAAAGGAGAAAGTGTAGTGTTAACAGATGCTAACGTGTCAAATTTTGTAGGATTTGCTTATTTCAAATCTGACGGCACATTTACCATGTTCAATCTTGACAATTCTCCCAAAATGCACGGCGACTGGACCGTATCTGCAGATGGTAAAACGAGAACAATTGTTGCTAAAAATGCTGCTGGTGAAACATTGTTTACCCGTGTGGTTGATATTACCGTATTAACGAAGAAAGAATTCACGTATAGAGTTTATCCAAACGCTAATGACAAAACAATCTATTTCGATATTATCCATACACCAACAACACATCAAGAGCCAAAATAA
- a CDS encoding efflux transporter outer membrane subunit: MTAFKYINSKSKLLTVFILSFVAWSCKTDKLVSNQHLAPNLPEQYRDQAKAPQETSIGSIPWRDFFKDQVLQTLIDSAIQHNLDMQLALKNIEASQLSLKQAKANYLPTAQLQIRGNSTNPSNNSMNGLSLGQFLGQNHVEDYTASLGLSWEADIWGKIKNQNIAALASYLQTEEAKKVIQTQLIAQVAQGYYQLLMLYQLRDIAKQNLQLSDTTLRIVQQQYEVGDITLLALEQVDAQRLSAAALIPDFEQQIRIQENAIQILSGKLSQEIIIAEKLSNIQFPEELATGVPADLLSHRPDVKQAELAITASQAYQQYAKARMYPSLVISAEAGVNAFKASNWFNLPASLFGAITGSITQPILQRKELKTQYELARVEQEKNVLIFKQKVISAAGEVSDALISIQKLKEKQKITSDRTTRLKEATKHANLLFETGMATYLEVITAQSNILQSELELAQVKKAELSAVVDLYRSLGGGWSNN; the protein is encoded by the coding sequence ATGACAGCATTTAAATATATCAATAGTAAATCAAAATTACTGACGGTTTTCATCTTATCTTTTGTTGCATGGTCTTGCAAAACAGATAAGTTGGTCAGCAATCAACACCTTGCCCCCAACTTACCTGAACAGTACCGCGACCAGGCCAAAGCTCCACAGGAAACTAGCATAGGTTCTATTCCATGGCGCGATTTCTTTAAGGATCAAGTCTTACAAACCTTGATCGATAGTGCTATACAACATAACTTAGATATGCAACTGGCACTAAAAAATATAGAAGCGTCTCAACTGAGCCTGAAACAGGCAAAAGCCAACTATCTTCCCACGGCCCAACTACAGATCCGCGGAAATAGCACCAACCCATCCAATAACAGTATGAATGGATTGAGCCTGGGGCAGTTTTTAGGTCAAAACCATGTAGAAGATTATACGGCATCCTTAGGTTTATCCTGGGAGGCCGACATATGGGGTAAAATCAAAAATCAAAATATCGCTGCTTTAGCTTCCTATTTACAGACAGAAGAAGCGAAAAAAGTAATTCAAACCCAATTAATTGCACAAGTTGCACAAGGTTATTATCAACTACTGATGCTTTATCAATTGCGTGATATCGCCAAACAAAACTTGCAATTAAGCGATACAACTTTACGTATTGTCCAGCAACAATATGAAGTTGGTGACATTACGCTGCTTGCATTGGAACAGGTCGATGCGCAGCGATTGTCTGCAGCTGCCTTGATCCCCGACTTTGAACAACAGATCCGTATTCAGGAAAATGCCATTCAGATTCTTAGCGGAAAACTCTCGCAGGAAATTATAATAGCGGAGAAATTGTCGAATATTCAATTCCCCGAAGAATTAGCAACTGGCGTCCCAGCCGATTTGTTAAGTCATCGTCCGGATGTAAAACAAGCTGAACTGGCTATTACAGCCTCACAAGCTTATCAACAATACGCAAAGGCACGTATGTATCCTTCCTTGGTTATTAGCGCCGAAGCAGGCGTAAATGCATTCAAAGCAAGCAATTGGTTCAACTTACCGGCTTCATTATTTGGGGCAATTACAGGAAGTATTACGCAGCCAATTTTACAGCGGAAGGAATTGAAAACTCAATATGAACTGGCACGTGTCGAACAAGAAAAGAACGTATTGATCTTCAAGCAAAAAGTAATCTCAGCAGCTGGAGAAGTTTCCGATGCTTTAATTTCAATTCAAAAATTGAAAGAAAAACAAAAGATTACTTCGGATAGAACGACGCGTCTAAAGGAAGCAACAAAGCACGCCAATCTTTTATTTGAAACAGGAATGGCCACATACTTGGAAGTAATTACGGCACAAAGCAATATCTTGCAAAGTGAGCTCGAACTTGCTCAGGTAAAGAAAGCGGAGCTTTCTGCAGTTGTTGACCTGTATCGTTCATTAGGTGGTGGATGGAGCAACAATTAA